A region from the Hippopotamus amphibius kiboko isolate mHipAmp2 chromosome 15, mHipAmp2.hap2, whole genome shotgun sequence genome encodes:
- the LOC130836279 gene encoding olfactory receptor 1361-like — MAVEGANLTLVSEFLLLGLSEDPKQRHLLFILFLITYLVTELGNLLIILAIATDVRLHNPMYFFLANLAFVDICFTSTTIPKMLANHVSGHKGIPYAGCLTQVFFFIGFAGIDSFLLTAMAYDRYVAICHPLHYATSVTPQLCSLLVAASWTAAFGNALTHTVLLTRLSFCTHNKVPHFFCDLSPLLKLACSDTFLNNAMVYTVGALPIITPFVGILVSYTHIFAAALRIPSTRGKQKAFSTCGSHLSVVSLFYGTLIGVYFSPMSSHTAQKDTAAAVMYTVVTPMLNPFIYSLRNSDVKGALGALIHKRPVFIQWPQHWNVVSVQRQLPAILNFPAQSQS, encoded by the coding sequence ATGGCCGTTGAAGGGGCAAATCTCACCCTGGTCTCCGAGTTCCTGCTCCTGGGCCTCTCGGAGGACCCCAAGCAACGGCACCTGCTGTTTATACTCTTCTTGATCACGTACCTGGTCACAGAACTGGGGAACCTTCTCATTATCCTGGCCATTGCCACCGACGTCCGGCTCCACaaccccatgtacttcttcctggcCAACCTGGCCTTCGTGGACATTTgcttcacctccaccaccatccccaaGATGCTGGCCAATCACGTGTCAGGACACAAAGGGATTCCTTATGCTGGCTGCCTGACCCAGGTGTTCTTCTTCATCGGGTTCGCTGGCATCGACAGCTTCCTGCTGACTGCCATGGCCTAcgaccgctacgtggccatctgtcaccctcTGCACTATGCCACGTCTGTGACACCACAGCTCTGTAGCCTCCTGGTGGCGGCATCCTGGACTGCAGCCTTCGGGAATGCCCTGACCCACACGGTATTACTGACCCGCCTCTCATTCTGCACCCACAACAAGGTCCCCCATTTCTTCTGTGACCTCAGCCCTCTGCTGAAGCTCGCCTGCTCTGACACCTTTCTCAACAATGCAATGGTGTACACTGTAGGTGCCCTGCCTATCATCACCCCCTTTGTGGGCATCTTGGTGTCCTACACGCACATCTTTGCCGCTGCGTTAAGGATCCCGTCCACGAGAGGCAAGCAGAAGGCTTTCTCCACCTGTGGCTCTCATCTCTCTGTGGTGTCCCTGTTCTACGGCACACTTATTGGGGTTTATTTCAGCCCCATGTCCTCCCATACAGCCCAGAAGGACACAGCTGCTGCAGTGATGTACACCGTggtcacccccatgctgaaccccttcatctacagcctACGCAACAGCGATGTGAAGGGCGCCTTGGGGGCCCTCATACACAAGAGGCCAGTTTTCATTCAGTGGCCACAGCACTGGAATGTCGTGAGTGTCCAACGACAGCTCCCAGCTATCCTGAACTTCCCTGCACAGTCCCAGTCTTAG